The genome window GATGCAAACAAGAACAAGCAGTGAAGCATCATCAGGGTCATCATGAAGGTTTATTGATGTACGTGTGAAGTGAGATTAAATCAGGACAGTGAACATTATTCTTTAATAATTCCAAaggcctgtcgtcaattattccttacataatgtgTTATAGTGTATTATATGATCTTAATGTAATGaataagaaaataataataataaaatgtgtctTACACTGTAGGAACTCCGCTCTGATCTTGGGTTCATTGGTGGGAATAACTACAATTAATGAAACTAAAGAAAATAAAGTGACATCATCAGATTAAATCTcatataaaatcatcatcattttaaTCTGCTCTGTATTTCTTCTGTTATATTTGATGTTACTGTAAGACTCATTTCTGAAAGTAAATTACAGTCTTAGTTTGAGATGTTTCTTTACCTTTCTCAGATATCTTTTCAATCTCTTCTTTACAGAAATCCTCCATCTTTTCTTTCAGTTTAGTGACAGATTTCATCACATCATCAAaagagagaagagaagagaCAGTGATGTTGTCTGAAGATCCAGAAGATGAAGAGAGAGACTGAAAACTCTACATGtacacaacacaaaaacatcaaacctaCAATACACAACAATAATGATTTGTGTTGATTTAGACATGATCTTTACTCTATTGACATGAATAAAACTCAATCCTATCAGATTAAAGTCAAGATGTATTTATTGTAATGTATGTTGTAGTGTACAGTGTTGAGTTACCTGAAGGAAACTGATGTGATCTTTTGTTTGTGAAAGTTTCTCCATCTCATCATTTCTCCTCCTCAGATCATCAATCTCCTGCTTCAGTTTCTTCAAGAGATCTTCAGCTCGACTCACTGCAGTCTtttcctgatctctgatcagtTGTATCACCTCAGATCGTCTTCTCTTAATGGATCGGATCAGTTGAGTAAAGGTCTTCTCAGTGTCGTCCACTGCTGTCTGTGCAGAGATCTgttaacacacacagagagaaacaTTCAACTCAATCTCAAACACTTCTTTCAGTATTTATGTTTCATTAAAACTCACCGTGTGAATCTTCACAGACTCTCTTAGATCCTGAAGCTTCTTCTCTTTCTCCTGGATTCTCTGATGGAGTTTTCTCTGCTTGTCCTCCAGTAATCTCTGTTCAACAGATTCATAACAGATAACTCAACTGGTCAGGCAAGTTGAGTGAGTAATCTTCTAAACTAATTTCTGTTTTACAGTCAAGCTGTCATTTCTTCTGCTCTTGTGCGCCCTCATGTGGCCACGCGGCACTAATCAGTCGCTTCACTTctgctttatatttatatttcatatatttgtTCATTTGTTCATACCTGTTTCTCAGTTCTCTCTGCTGCAGCTGATACAGTGTCGTGATTTTTATGTTCATCCACCAAACAAAGCAAACAAATACATCTCTGATCAGTGCGACAGTAAACCTCGATGAGTTTGTCATGTTGAGAGCAGATCATCTCCTGAAGTCTTCCTGTCACATCAATCACTTTGTGTTTCTTTTCTCTGTGAAAAGCTTCATGTTGTTCAAAGTGAGTTTGACAGTAAGATTCAAGACACATCAGACAGGACTTGATAGCTTTGTATTTTCTCTCAGTACAGACGTCACACTTCACATCTTCAGGTCCAGCAAAACTGAGAGCAGATCGATCAGTCTGAAGTCTCCTCAGGTCCTCCACCATATTAGCAAGCATCACATTCTTTCCTAAATCAGGTCTTGTATTGAAGGTCTGTCTGCATTGAGGGCAGCTGTAGTTTCTCTTCTGATCATCTTGATTCCAGCAGTTTGTAATACAGctcatacagtaactgtgtccaCAGGGAATGGTCACTGGATCCTTCAGTAAATCCAGACAGATTGAACAGATGAACTGATCCTCAGACACTAAAAGAGTCGCTTCTGCCATTTTACTGACTGCACAAATACAGCGACGCGTTCAAAAACTCTTCAGTAGTCTCGATTTCTcttctcaataaatgtttccGTGTTTGAAAAACGTAAGCAAAGTAGTTTAGTGCTCGTTCACTAAAtgtccactagatgtcagtgTTACAAACTGTGCCCAAAACATcatgaagagttttgttccaaaacgcaataaatccatttagacTAATTTTcggttttctataccaagaaagtgacaagatgaaaaccactattttctgttacaaactttcacatagcatatttactttataataacattaaaaattaaaacccataatttgattttcaaagatttattatataaactgattatttttgcccgaaaatgcaataaatccataacaagttttttttcaaaatgctataaatctgttgaatatatataaatgtgcattcatctttgccatgttatattaatttagttgacaagtggtatacactgattaaacattaatggcattaatcaaaacaagAACACTGTCCTTTTAAGATgttgtcgctgaactttttttgacagcgaatgtttttgtcctgctcgattttcgttgactttgagtaaaataatggaacgtTTTTCACAAGATCCCCTGGAGTTAATGTGTTAGCaggacagaagcttgatgctgtcgggagaactagcaacagccggcattgcTTCTCGCgtttagattttgatggcttacatttctttcctgTCACAAAAAAccccacaggtttatcaatgctattcaattcaattcaattcaattttattttatttatatagcgcttttcacaagtgttaactgttgcaaagcagctttacatgagaagatgtagaggagaacacagaaaatcaatagataatataagaagtagagaaagcggttaaaccgtacaagcgagcatattaataataacttatacagtaaagtgctaagttaagccaaagttggctgactctccctgggacgaaaaaaacccctaggaaaaaacccaatgggaaaaactcctagaaggacaaaaacccttgggaggaattaatatatatatatatatatatatatatatatatatatatatatatatatatatatatatatatatatatatatatatatatatatatatatatatatatatatatatatatatatatatatatggtaggGATAggagcgaattaaactggtttagccggtggtcgttggtcgggcatcggctggtcatcacgttgaaggacagccagtggatcagtgatgcaatgatcttcacagcaaccggaactgggtctgtttgtctcatggtcctcgtggttgaggacaagacagggagagaaaaacagaattctattagcgtaggggccgttcgcatgtaatgcaagtgtcaaacattatagtggttcaagtcagctcggttccagacaggctaactattgcggcaatagtatattacccatatgaggtatgtgagtgctttgttctagaccaggggtcaccaacgtggtgcccgcgggcaccaggtAGCCcccacagagtctgtgaggtgcccgccaaagcacattctattaatagtctcaaatgtattatttattcattacatattatttcatattagcttggcttggtttacgtatgttaaaattttaaacaatactaaaacatataaacaagtcaaataaaataaaataaacaagtaaaacaaaaaagttttaagtagactatatcaaaaagtagccctccagattgttttatccattgtggtagcccttgctcataaaaaggttggagacccctgttctagacaaactaactactgcgagaaaagtacatttactggacattttatgtgaatgctttgttaaagaagaatgtcttaagtttagatttaaattgatcgactgtgtctgaatctgatactcgaacattatttggtaaatcattccagagcttaggggctaagtaggaaaaggatttaccacctttagacacttttgatattctgggaataattaagtgaccagaattttgtgagcgcagtttacgtgatggattgtattctgatagtagttctttaatatacgagggcgctaggccatttaaggctttgtaggtgattagtaatattttaaattgtatgcgataattaactggtagccagtgtaaagatgccagaattggactgatgtggtcatactttttggatcgagtaagcactcttgcggcggcattttgaaccagctgtagcttgtttacctgatttgcgtgacatcccccgagtaacgagttacaatagtctattctagaggtcataaaagcatggataagcttctctgcgtctgatgcagacagcatatggcgtatttttgagatatttctaagatggaagaatgctgtgcggcagacgttggcgatatgactatcgaaagatagattgctgtcgaacattacgcctaaattcttaaccgtggaagatggcaccactgtgcagccatctatgggcaacttgtaatctgacatattatgtttgtagcgcgattcggttcaataataagtatctctgtcttattggagtttagcataagaaagttatgtgccatccagtccctaatatcattaatgcagtctgttagcttagaaaactggtgggtttcgctaggatgagacgagatgtaaagctgggtatcatccgcatagcagtgaaaacttatgttatgtttcctgataatgtctcctagaggtaacatgtataacgagaataggatagggcctagaactgatccctgaggtacgccgtatttaacgggggagtgatatgactcttcctcatttacataaacaaagtgatatcgattggttagatacgatctgaaccaggctaatgcctgaccactgatgccaacatagttttctagtctattgagtaagattgtgtgatctattgtgtcaaaggctgcactaaggtctagtaatataaggattgagatttcaccacgatcggatgttaataggaggtcatttgtaactctaagcagcgctgtctctgtgctatggtggggcctgaatcctgattggaacttttcatatgtattattattttctacgaatgtgcgtagctggcttgccactactttttctaatattttagagagaaaaggtagatttgagattggtctaaagttattaagatctccctggtcaaggttttgctttttaatgagcggtctaatcactgctagtttgaaagctgttggaacgtatcctcattctagagatgagttaaagatgttaagtaccgtgtctgacactacatgaaagacctcttttagtaattttgtgggaacggggtctagtatacaggacgatgatttggatgacgttactagtttagagagctcttctattgtagtaggattaaatgactcaagatgttcgtttggtaatctagtggaaaatgtaccATTGGGTAGAGTGCTGGATGCTTGcatagtttctatgttttccctaataaccgtaattttgttagtaaagaagttcatgaagtcatcactattgtgttggagtttactattggtttctgtttgttctttgtttctagtcagtttcgcaactgtgctaaataggaaacgagggttgttatgattttctttaataagcgtactgaggtagatctggcggttttaatagcctgtctgtagtgtttaacactctctttccatgctgaacgccacacctctaactttgtgcttcggtagtttctttccatttttctagctacttttttaagggctgcagtatgatggtcataccatggagctggcggtttttctttgattcgcttttttcgaatgggagcaacggaatccaacgtgctagagcagacgttgttcaggttttctattataatatccagatcttcacggttatctgctacatgtttcatttgagacaggtctggaagagtgctaataaagctatctttagtggtggaaattattgttctggctaatctgtagcatgctGTAGACcgagcggtcctatctagaagaagtgtgtatgacacaaggcaatggtctgaaacggcatcgctctggggtgatatttcgatgtcattaatattgagtccgagtgacagaattaagtctaatgtgtgattacgagtatgcgtgggccctgacacgttttgtttaatgccgagagaGTTTAGagcatccataaacgcacgtcctaatgcatcttttggattatccacatggatattaaaatcaccaacgataagagctttatctacagtgactgtaagctcagataggaagtccgctatttctttaagaaaatctgtgtggtggcccggaggcctatatatggtagctaaaatgaatgaaagccgtttgttgttgcgatcagttatttccatatttaacagtattatttcaaacgaattaaattttaggttggatttatggtttaccttgaatattttattgtatattgtagctacaccaccccctctcccttttagacgaggaacgtgtttataataatagtcttgtggggtggattcgtttaaactggtgtaatcgtctgctttaagccaggtttctgttaaacagagtgcatctaagttttggtcagtaattatttcattgataattggttctttattggtaagcaatctaatgttaagaaggccgaattttaacatttgagtttcatctgttaatgtattgtgttctaattttatgttaataagatttgtatgagacgaggtaaacggtgctctgtatttatttgttcgaggaacagacacagtcgagatgtgttggtactctgttaaaaaaggctctatgtgctgggatgtatgtgatcttgacatgtcaaggcagctaacagacggatGGGTAAGCCGaactgtctgtttcctgacctgggccctggatagtcagacaatatcaaaagtaagactattggtcagatttctagagagtatagcacttccttccggaaacggatggaggccatctctctttagcaggtcaggtcttccccggaaatgcttccaattgtctataaaccctacgttaagctgagggcaccactttgatatccagccatgaagagacactaatctactgtaagtttcatccccccggtaggcggggaggggatcagagcaaattacattgtctgacattgtttttgcaatttcacacacctctttaatagtatctttggggATCTCcaactggcggagtctggtgtcattcgtgccggcgtgaataacaatcttagaaaacttacggttagcattagccagcactttaagtttggatctaatgtcagacgctctggctcccggtatacaatcgactatggtggctggtgcctcaatgccaacgttcctgagtatagaatctccaataaccagggcacctttaacagatgtctcagccggtgtattgctgagtggagaaaatctgtttgatattaaaacaggaatgtgatttggatgccgaatgcgactaggccgcctgacagtcacccagttagtcagccgccttgactctgaagtcggaaccgagccatgtgtattacgcttaacactaggcgcacccaaaacagtgtttgtaacattaacattagcggtcttactgtcctcaactagcgttcggatgcgcgcttctagttctgcaaccttctccgtcagccttactacttcaatacacttagcacatgtaaacccctctatgctgacggaagaagctaaactgtacatgtggcaagtagtgcaggttacaatgacggagtcttaccgttttcatgctgggcgatggcgtctccgttcgcccgaacgcggtccgtgaagctgcatcgagatgGGTGCTCGCTCGTTGCGTGCCTGGGTCGTCTCTGGATGTACCGCCTGGTACGAATGCcgggccacaacttctccacaGCTTCCAgctctggtgaggaaaggtctgaaaaacatacatcggatgagtccgccattagatcgaaaaggaaggcagatttacagtaaacagacagtgagcaagtGCTAACTTCAACCGGCacgtttgttgatgctagcgggctatatgctagcactaggtgtttactagtgatagatcattttacttattaatactgttcaataatcgtcacggtaaagtattcctaagatgaactagtaagttatattaaatagataggaacaagatagtaagaaaataagatttagatgatgaactcgacggagctccaataacagtgttgccactctcttgcgtctctctcttgcgtcttgcaaaaacaatgtcttcaaagtattaatttgtttttgtttgtgtgttgatcatgaagtacaagatgaggaaaactaggattctgtgagTAACGCGCCggcattgtttgtttacaatacGTGGAATgatgcgctgtgatttgttgagcagatttattgcattctgcagaagaGTGGCATTTGTCGcatttttgggaaaaaatggagaaaagatgacagaataacatggaggatattggattttgtgtaaaataatgaatttactttttaatattacaataataattttGGTGATAACTCGAGagaatgtttatttatgtttgtatatgatatagtttataCACATTTACctaaatttccaaataatttcCCTAAATTCCTATTAAGTTCCCATGAAAAGTTTCCGCACTTTTGCAACCCTAACCTGAACATACTAAATAAAGTGCATAAATAATCTTGTAGTAattcaattattattaatataacatgtgtatgtatgtatgaaaAAAACTATGTGTGACAGCTGATCTTTAAATGAGTTCTTTTTTGGCAAATATACCATAATATTATACCATTACTCAGGTGAAATAGGTCGTTAAGGAGGTAAACATTTTCCATTAATCTTCATAGCCAACTAAAtgatatactttaaaaaatatatttttataaaaacgaCTTATTTTAACCCCTTCAGATCCTGCGTTCACTGGAATGGACTAATCAACTAAATgctgatcaaccaatcaaaataaggcacactgattaaacacctgaaaaatcaGGTCTGAAGGGGATAAGACAatgaaaacaatacagttcatggtctttatacaccactgataatataattatgtagATTATTAGGACTGCAACTAATGatgattatattatattattatctGTTAACTGGTCGATTATTTTTTTCGACCAATcagataaaaacataaatattacttaaatttgaagtGCAAAAGCCTCACAGTACTACAGAGTTTCACTAATATAATCTTTTTGATATAGATTTTTAAGCCTTAAACAAAAGCgtttgtgcagcttttaaatatcaaaacatctttacatttcaaaacataaatatacaaaactaattTATTCTTTAGGGATGTGCTGGTAAATATATTTTACCCCAGAATAATAAactcattttaatctttaaCTTTAGACCTTGATGATCATTAAGTCAATATGATATTAAAGTGATATACATGCGTTGTTGTTACCCCTTACTTTAAAACATGTTAGTTCAACAACATAGTTgttgatgtcacgtgggaggtgttcaaatcaatttaatgtcagattattgctgtaaataacataaattacatcggaagactgattttgttattgttatttaatCCTAGTcctgttgttttatttcaagacaTTTCATAAATGCTCATCACTCCTAGGcgttccccagggtcttaaaggaaaacaccacagttttttaatattttactatgttcttacctcagcttagattaattaatacatacctatattttttcaatgcatgcacttcatctttgcacagagcgttgtgaatgtgttagcatttagactagccccattcattccttaggatccaaacagggattattttataaaccaccaaacactttcatgtttttccTATCTAAAGAcgtgttttttaagcaaataaaaaaatgagaactatattgtatggcggaagagcattTAGTTTGCAGTACTTGCACCTTGGCTAGTGTctaaaagcatcccaatgactattcacagcctaAATACCAACAACTAATTACCCAAATCCTTCAATTTTAAGAAGTAATGGTCAGTTTAAGGAAAATTTCTTTACTGAACCTCATTGTCAAATATAACTTGAAAAGAAGAGCGAGATCTTTATGTGCTCAGCTTAGAGCTGGAGTGTTATAGAGGTGGAAGTGGAGCACTTTAAAGGAGTCCCAGAGGAGGACAGGTTATGTTCTGTATATGATTTATGTTTGGTGGAGGATGAATTTCATTTGATGTTTTATTGGCCAATGTATAATAATTTAAGAATTGATTTGTATAATATGATGCAACAGAAAAACCCGGATCTGTTTTGGATGCCTGAAGGTGAAATTATGTTttggacttagagaaacttgtgcatgctttcatcaccagcagggtggattattgtaatggcctcctcactggccttcccaaaaagaccattagacagctccagctcattcagaaggctgctgccaggattctgagcagaaccagaaaatatgaacatatcacaccGGTCCTCAGGGcgctacactggctaccagttacatttaggattgattttaaagtattattaatggtatataaatcactcaatggactaggacctcaatacattgctgatatgctcattgaatataaacccatcagatcactcagatcattaggatcacatcagctagaaataccaTGGGTTCattcaaagcaaggagagtcagcttttagctattatgccagtcgcagctggaaccagATGTGCTCCAAAAGTAgtcacattcaaatccagactcaaaacacatctgtttagctatgcatttactgaatgagcactatgctgggtccgaactgattgcactatattatatatgcactattttaattattttctatttctcttgtttttattcttatttttaactgttttatacttttattcctgatttattctttttcacacatttaaacagtttttattaaaatcacatttattttcttttaattgatattttaaattcatgtatctttgatttttgttttctcatttctatgtaaagcactttgaatgacctttgtgtatgaaatgtgctatacaaataaacttgccttgccttgtttgaaaattaaattttttccaTGGCAACCTTCGTTGAGAAGGCATGAACGTTAAGACAAAAGACTTTGTGTCCCAAGATGAGGTGATCTAGTTGTGATTATGTCAGAATGTTGTGGCttattatattgtttgttttcttttttgatgGACATCTTTCCTAATGACTGGATAGCGTCATTAAGGCaaagctgctttaaaactaTTACAAATTGTGGAAagagctatataaataaaattgaattgaattgaatataagCCCATGTGGGCTGGGCACCTATGAGTGCATGACACTTGCGGGTGCACAAAAATTAACTTATTCAATCATTCCTTCTAAACAGCAGAAAAACATCAGCCTGCAGAACTCCACTGAGAGGCAGAGGACCTGGAAACGCTGCAGTCCGGGCAACACTGCcttgcttttaaacttattgTGCGGTAAGAAGAAACACCTGATAAACCTGCAGCTTGCACTGTATGAAGATTTTATGCGTTGTATGAAGTAGTCGTGTGTCCACACTGTCCAACAGTGAGGGAGCATGTGACGTCACAAACCAACTGTTCGTTTACGAGTTCACAGTTGGATAGAATAAATAAGTAAACATATTTGCCGTGCTGCCCGcggagagggctctgagcttgGAAATGGGCCCGAACGCAGAGTACCCCCCACCCCTCGGTTTAGGAATTAACCTGGTGAGTGAGAGGAGATGGGTGGTGGAGGGATTCTGAAGACTGCAGAGGATCTTTGGAGAGTTAAACTGTGACTTATACATGGCTTGCTGTTTGGGTAGATATGATGATTACTGATTGACGAAAGCTGGTGGTACTAGAGTATTTGTTGATTACTGATTAGAGAGCTGGAAGTACTTAAGTGTTTTATTTGACATGCTCCTCCCAAactacattaataaaacatcatataatgacatttaattattgatttttagcaattttatgcaattatttaggctatgtttacacgtgggcggctattttcataaacggacatttcaacctcttcggtttcaaaaataatatcgtgcacacatgtcagtttttagaaaagtgtttatttacacgtacccgtgcatatatgccgtcaagagaggctcaagcccacgtaagccaatcaccggcagcgctggtggtgacgcgaactggttcttcatgttggagggaggagttgttgcagtaggtgatcgatgacgtcaaagtactgcgagagcgagttgaggaatcacacgtagaggtctaatttcgaatcgctctcgcggtactttgacatcatgcgtctgtcggttcttgcagcgccgcatgaagtcaaacacgcataaaattgctgacctccgagcactcgtctctgctcttcgacataatggagcagctgtatttgcaaatacaaacacacgaaacgagtttgcacgaacataaatgtgatcttggaagcgttcagagtagcagtcacatgtaaacataggtcgcacttttgacaTAAGTGTGAGCTCTGGCGgatactctgtgacgttgcctgcttaaagagtaactaaaccctaaaccaactttttttagtt of Misgurnus anguillicaudatus chromosome 2, ASM2758022v2, whole genome shotgun sequence contains these proteins:
- the LOC141349115 gene encoding tripartite motif-containing protein 16-like; this encodes MAEATLLVSEDQFICSICLDLLKDPVTIPCGHSYCMSCITNCWNQDDQKRNYSCPQCRQTFNTRPDLGKNVMLANMVEDLRRLQTDRSALSFAGPEDVKCDVCTERKYKAIKSCLMCLESYCQTHFEQHEAFHREKKHKVIDVTGRLQEMICSQHDKLIEVYCRTDQRCICLLCLVDEHKNHDTVSAAAERTEKQRLLEDKQRKLHQRIQEKEKKLQDLRESVKIHTISAQTAVDDTEKTFTQLIRSIKRRRSEVIQLIRDQEKTAVSRAEDLLKKLKQEIDDLRRRNDEMEKLSQTKDHISFLQSFQSLSSSSGSSDNITVSSLLSFDDVMKSVTKLKEKMEDFCKEEIEKISEKVSLIVVIPTNEPKIRAEFLQYFSLFSLDPNTAYRGISLSEENRTATCTRTFQQYPDHPDRFNGWIQVLCRESLCGRCYWEIEWSGIDGVYISVSYKSISRKGKGLECGFGRNDQSWSLFCSSYKCLFIHNNIETNLPVVSSKIGVYVDHSSGSLSFYSVSDTMTLIHRVNTTFTKPLYPGFRFNLYDSTVKLCDLTL